A region of Pseudarthrobacter sp. NIBRBAC000502770 DNA encodes the following proteins:
- a CDS encoding DUF4307 domain-containing protein, with protein sequence MTSPDQPAQSAPADTSLANRYGAKKRRLSPKAARTAIGAALVVGIGFLAWVTTSNSLSGVTYKDVGYSTTDATLAEVDFQVTREPANPVKCAVKALDSKFAVVGWKVVDIPPSAADRTADGGRTVAQRVTLRTESASVSGVVDSCWIPAGAS encoded by the coding sequence GTGACTTCCCCGGACCAGCCGGCCCAATCCGCGCCCGCAGACACTAGCCTAGCCAATCGGTATGGTGCTAAAAAGCGCCGGCTCTCCCCCAAAGCCGCCCGGACTGCGATCGGCGCCGCGCTCGTTGTCGGAATCGGCTTCCTGGCATGGGTGACCACTTCCAACTCGCTGTCAGGGGTGACGTACAAGGACGTGGGATACAGCACCACCGATGCCACGCTGGCGGAAGTGGACTTCCAGGTCACCAGGGAACCGGCCAACCCCGTCAAGTGTGCCGTGAAGGCGCTGGACTCCAAGTTCGCGGTGGTGGGCTGGAAGGTGGTGGACATTCCGCCGTCGGCAGCGGACAGGACGGCCGACGGCGGCAGGACAGTGGCCCAGCGCGTCACGTTGCGTACGGAGTCGGCGTCCGTGTCGGGCGTGGTGGACAGCTGCTGGATTCCCGCCGGAGCGTCGTAA
- a CDS encoding AI-2E family transporter — MTPQEDDVTFAHPAPVPPVPAPATAAAPLRVLTDRELDKDIPYGIRIAASWSWRLGLILLMAGTLVWLLSHITLLIIPIMVAALLAGLLSPVTSWLKRRGLPAGLAVALTVIGFIGVIAGALALVGRQLAVGFGELYSQALEGVRQVQDWLSSGPLHLTATQIDQYVKDATDALQNNSSSILSGALSFGSTAGHFAAGMLLSLFILIFFLLEGDRIWAFLVRMLPRKARAATFGAGHKGWASMVSYARIQMFVAAVDALGIGVGAAIIGVPLALPLGVLVFLGSFIPVVGALVTGVVAVLLALVANGPVNALIMLGIVLLVQQLEGHILQPLVMGKAVSLHPVAVILSVAAGSYLAGIPGALFSVPILAVANSAVRYIAARTWEHEQVPVIAGRPITAGAGGDNTIEDVEPPTASDAGNGPETGTSSEHRDARAASPEGTGAKPRGE, encoded by the coding sequence ATGACGCCACAAGAGGACGACGTTACCTTTGCCCATCCAGCACCGGTGCCCCCGGTGCCGGCACCTGCCACCGCAGCGGCCCCCCTGCGGGTGCTCACCGACCGTGAACTGGACAAGGACATCCCTTACGGCATCCGCATCGCCGCCTCCTGGTCGTGGCGGCTGGGCCTGATCCTCCTGATGGCCGGGACGCTGGTGTGGCTGCTCAGCCACATCACCCTCCTGATTATTCCCATCATGGTGGCCGCACTCCTTGCCGGGCTGCTCAGCCCAGTCACGTCATGGCTGAAGCGCCGCGGGCTGCCCGCAGGACTGGCCGTCGCACTGACCGTGATCGGTTTCATCGGCGTCATCGCCGGAGCGCTGGCACTGGTGGGCAGGCAGCTGGCGGTCGGTTTCGGCGAACTCTATTCCCAGGCCCTCGAAGGCGTCCGGCAGGTCCAGGACTGGCTGTCCAGCGGGCCCCTGCACCTGACCGCCACCCAGATCGACCAGTACGTCAAGGACGCCACCGACGCACTGCAGAACAACAGCAGCAGCATCCTCAGCGGCGCCCTGTCCTTTGGCAGCACTGCCGGACACTTCGCCGCCGGCATGCTGCTCTCGCTGTTCATCCTGATCTTCTTCCTCCTGGAGGGGGACCGGATCTGGGCCTTCCTGGTCAGGATGCTTCCCCGCAAGGCCCGGGCAGCAACCTTCGGTGCCGGCCACAAGGGCTGGGCATCCATGGTCAGCTACGCCCGCATCCAGATGTTCGTGGCCGCCGTCGACGCGCTGGGCATCGGCGTGGGCGCCGCCATCATCGGCGTCCCGCTCGCTCTTCCCCTGGGCGTGCTGGTGTTCCTCGGCTCCTTCATCCCCGTGGTGGGCGCCCTGGTGACCGGCGTCGTAGCCGTCCTCCTGGCCCTGGTGGCCAACGGTCCCGTGAACGCCCTGATCATGCTGGGCATCGTCCTGCTGGTCCAGCAGCTCGAGGGCCACATCCTGCAGCCCCTGGTCATGGGCAAGGCAGTGTCACTCCATCCGGTCGCCGTGATCCTCAGCGTTGCGGCAGGCTCGTACCTCGCGGGCATTCCCGGCGCGCTGTTCTCCGTGCCGATTCTCGCCGTAGCAAACTCGGCCGTTCGCTACATTGCCGCCAGAACGTGGGAACATGAACAAGTGCCGGTAATCGCCGGGAGGCCCATCACAGCCGGAGCGGGCGGGGACAACACCATCGAGGACGTTGAACCGCCAACTGCATCCGACGCCGGGAACGGCCCGGAAACCGGCACGTCATCCGAGCACCGTGATGCCCGCGCCGCCTCTCCGGAGGGCACCGGGGCAAAACCCAGAGGAGAGTAG
- the mca gene encoding mycothiol conjugate amidase Mca, translating to MTASSNSQVPLRLLAVHAHPDDESSKGAATMAMYASAGVDVLVATCTDGSRGDIQNPAMEGVPHPKRDMAGARRLEMQQAAAILGIKQRWLGFVDSGLPEGDPLPPLPAGSFATLPLQQAAAPLVRLVRSFKPHVILSYDENGGYPHPDHIMAHRVAVEAFEAAGDPERYPGAGEAWEPSKLYYDRAFSPERFRALHFALEEAGLQSPYAERLAAWLESDAEGHTPPPAAHPTTTQVDCGDFFEMRDDALRAHRTQVDPLGFFFAVSPDMQRRVWPWEDYSLIHSRVPSELPEKDLFAGLR from the coding sequence ATGACAGCGTCCAGCAACTCCCAGGTTCCGCTCCGGCTGCTCGCGGTCCACGCCCACCCGGACGACGAATCCAGCAAGGGCGCTGCGACCATGGCGATGTACGCGTCAGCCGGTGTCGACGTCCTGGTGGCAACCTGCACGGACGGGTCCCGCGGTGACATCCAGAACCCCGCCATGGAAGGCGTACCGCACCCCAAAAGGGACATGGCCGGCGCCCGGAGGCTCGAGATGCAGCAGGCCGCCGCAATCCTGGGCATTAAGCAGCGGTGGCTTGGTTTCGTTGACTCCGGCCTCCCCGAAGGGGACCCGCTTCCGCCGCTCCCCGCCGGATCCTTCGCCACCCTTCCGCTCCAGCAGGCAGCGGCGCCCCTGGTCCGACTGGTGCGGTCCTTCAAGCCCCACGTAATCCTGAGCTATGACGAGAACGGCGGCTACCCCCATCCGGACCACATCATGGCCCACCGGGTAGCCGTGGAAGCGTTCGAGGCAGCGGGCGATCCCGAACGCTACCCCGGGGCGGGGGAGGCCTGGGAGCCAAGCAAGCTCTACTACGACCGTGCCTTCAGCCCGGAAAGGTTCCGGGCGCTGCACTTTGCCCTCGAAGAGGCGGGGCTGCAGTCTCCCTATGCGGAGCGCCTGGCGGCCTGGCTGGAGTCGGATGCGGAGGGCCACACGCCACCCCCTGCCGCGCACCCCACCACCACCCAGGTGGACTGCGGCGACTTCTTTGAAATGCGCGACGACGCACTGCGCGCCCACCGCACCCAGGTGGACCCCCTGGGGTTCTTTTTTGCGGTGTCGCCGGACATGCAGCGCAGGGTCTGGCCCTGGGAGGACTATTCCCTGATCCACTCGCGGGTGCCCTCCGAACTCCCCGAGAAGGACCTGTTCGCCGGGCTAAGATAG
- the ilvA gene encoding threonine ammonia-lyase, with protein MKILETLPVTLDDVLEAQKLLDGIIARTPVESSRALGGMVGGDVHFKCENLQRAGSFKVRGAYVRMARLSPEEKKRGVVAASAGNHAQGVAVAAKSLGIKARIYMPLGVALPKLAATRSHGAEVILHGHNVDEALAEAQRYSDETGMVFVHPFDNVDVVAGQGTVGLEILEQVPDVDTVLMGVGGGGLLAGVAVAIKARARELGREIRIIGVQAENAAAYPPSLAADALVPLKKVSTMADGIAVGRPGQLPFSIIRELVDDVVTVSEDSLARALIFLLERAKMVVEPAGAVGVAALMDGKIENPGSTVVVLSGGNIDPMLMLKVIQRGLSAAGRYMTVRMMLDDRPGSLATIARIIAENDANVTGLDHTRVGGSISMGDVSITVNLETKGHQHGEQVLSALRAEGFQPIVVH; from the coding sequence GTGAAGATCCTTGAAACCCTTCCCGTCACACTGGACGATGTCCTTGAGGCGCAGAAGCTGCTTGACGGGATCATTGCGCGCACCCCCGTTGAATCGTCCCGGGCACTGGGAGGAATGGTGGGCGGCGACGTCCATTTCAAATGCGAAAACCTGCAGCGTGCCGGTTCCTTCAAGGTCCGGGGCGCCTACGTCCGCATGGCCCGGCTCTCCCCGGAAGAGAAAAAGCGGGGCGTCGTGGCAGCTTCGGCCGGCAACCACGCCCAGGGCGTTGCAGTTGCCGCCAAAAGCCTTGGCATCAAAGCCCGTATCTACATGCCGCTGGGCGTGGCGCTGCCCAAGCTCGCCGCCACCCGGAGCCATGGAGCCGAAGTCATCCTGCACGGGCACAACGTGGACGAGGCGCTCGCCGAAGCCCAGCGCTACAGCGATGAAACGGGCATGGTCTTTGTCCACCCGTTCGACAATGTGGACGTCGTGGCAGGCCAGGGGACCGTAGGCCTGGAAATCCTGGAGCAGGTCCCCGACGTCGACACGGTCCTCATGGGCGTGGGCGGCGGCGGGCTCCTGGCAGGAGTCGCGGTGGCCATCAAGGCCCGCGCCAGGGAACTCGGCCGGGAGATCCGCATCATCGGCGTCCAGGCGGAGAACGCCGCCGCCTACCCGCCCTCACTCGCCGCTGACGCGCTGGTGCCCCTGAAGAAGGTCTCCACCATGGCGGACGGCATCGCCGTGGGACGTCCGGGACAGCTGCCCTTCAGCATCATCCGCGAACTGGTTGACGATGTGGTCACCGTCAGTGAAGACTCCCTGGCCCGCGCCCTGATCTTCCTGCTCGAGCGGGCCAAGATGGTGGTGGAACCCGCCGGGGCAGTGGGTGTCGCCGCACTCATGGACGGCAAGATTGAAAACCCCGGATCCACCGTGGTGGTCCTTTCCGGGGGAAACATCGACCCGATGCTGATGCTGAAAGTCATCCAGCGCGGCCTTTCCGCTGCCGGACGCTACATGACCGTGCGGATGATGCTCGACGACCGCCCCGGTTCGCTGGCAACCATCGCCCGCATCATCGCCGAAAACGACGCCAACGTCACCGGCCTGGACCACACCAGGGTGGGCGGCTCCATCAGCATGGGCGATGTCTCCATCACCGTAAACCTCGAAACCAAGGGCCACCAGCATGGCGAGCAGGTCCTCAGTGCACTTCGCGCCGAGGGTTTCCAGCCGATTGTCGTGCACTAG
- a CDS encoding rhomboid family intramembrane serine protease has protein sequence MAGLGDGLGSGGRGPDRQTIATRAKAGLLVLGGFVALLFAIEVVNTMMLGALTRTFGLRPRSADGLLDIFTFPLLHANLNHLLSNSLPLVIFGFLVFLSGLRVFLTALAFSWLGSGVAVWLIGDGVTVGASGLVFGLFAFLLVRGFFNRSWRQILLAVVLFMGYGSILLGALPFVAGYVSWQAHLGGAAGGVVAALLLRPRVPVLPREA, from the coding sequence ATGGCCGGGCTGGGTGACGGACTGGGGAGCGGCGGGCGCGGCCCGGACCGGCAGACAATCGCGACGCGCGCCAAAGCCGGACTGCTGGTGCTTGGCGGATTCGTGGCACTCCTGTTCGCCATCGAAGTGGTGAACACGATGATGCTGGGCGCCCTTACGCGCACCTTCGGGCTGCGGCCCAGGAGCGCCGACGGGCTGCTGGACATCTTCACCTTCCCGCTGCTGCATGCCAACCTGAACCACCTGCTGTCCAACAGCCTGCCCCTGGTCATCTTCGGGTTCTTGGTCTTCCTTTCCGGGCTGCGGGTCTTCCTCACGGCGCTGGCCTTCAGCTGGCTCGGCAGCGGAGTGGCCGTCTGGCTCATCGGCGACGGTGTCACGGTGGGCGCATCCGGGCTTGTCTTCGGGCTCTTTGCCTTCCTCCTGGTCCGTGGGTTCTTCAACCGCAGCTGGCGGCAGATACTGCTCGCAGTTGTCCTCTTCATGGGGTATGGAAGCATCCTGCTGGGTGCCCTTCCCTTTGTAGCGGGCTACGTCAGCTGGCAGGCGCACCTGGGTGGCGCTGCCGGCGGAGTAGTGGCGGCGCTGCTGCTGCGTCCCCGTGTCCCCGTGCTTCCGCGGGAGGCCTGA
- the greA gene encoding transcription elongation factor GreA produces the protein MSTTNSASAAWLTQEAFDRLKAELDHLSGAGRAEIVQKIEAARQEGDLKENGGYHAAKEEQGKIEARIRQLTVLLRDAHVGEAPADDGIVEPGMIVVARIAGDEETFLLGSREIAGDSDLDVFSEKSPLGAAILGHKEGETLSYVAPNGKDIKVEILSAKPYAG, from the coding sequence GTGTCTACCACCAACAGCGCATCTGCAGCCTGGCTCACCCAGGAAGCTTTTGACCGCCTGAAGGCAGAGCTGGACCACCTTTCCGGCGCAGGCCGGGCGGAGATCGTCCAGAAGATTGAAGCAGCGCGGCAAGAGGGGGACCTCAAGGAAAACGGGGGCTACCACGCGGCCAAGGAGGAGCAGGGCAAGATCGAAGCCCGCATCCGCCAGCTCACGGTACTGCTCCGGGACGCCCATGTGGGTGAAGCGCCTGCCGATGACGGCATCGTGGAGCCCGGCATGATCGTGGTTGCCAGGATTGCCGGCGATGAGGAGACGTTCCTGCTGGGGTCGCGCGAAATCGCGGGCGACTCTGACCTGGATGTCTTCAGCGAGAAGTCTCCCCTCGGTGCGGCCATCCTGGGACACAAGGAGGGCGAGACCCTCAGCTATGTTGCGCCCAACGGCAAGGACATCAAGGTGGAGATTCTCTCCGCCAAGCCCTACGCCGGCTAA